A section of the Brassica napus cultivar Da-Ae unplaced genomic scaffold, Da-Ae ScsIHWf_955;HRSCAF=1350, whole genome shotgun sequence genome encodes:
- the LOC106436522 gene encoding protein SIEVE ELEMENT OCCLUSION B: MESLIKSQHAQQLAGHSSRDGKTPRTTEMVPATSTGGLTMSSDESMMLKLIQQTHSPDAREVQVRGLLSLVEDILDRATLDSDDSNASMLPLPTEDKLMQSSMMSVLDSVSYAIDRVACEIAYKSLTGSDAHEITMSVFEHLSSFHWHGKLVLTLAAFALNYGEFWLLVQFHSKNQLAKSLAMLKLVPVQNRVTLESVSHGLNDLIREMKSVTACVVELSELPDRYITLEDPHLSRIISTIPIAVYWTIRSIVACISQINMITAMGHEMMNTQMDSWETSMLANKLKNIHDHLAETLRLCYRHIEKQRSSESLKMLHSLFDTTHIDNMKILTALVHPKNHTTPLQDGSTKRKVHLDVLRRKTVLLLISDLNILEDELSIFEQIYTESRRNLQGIDGKSHMPYEVVWVPIVDPIEDYERYPSLQNKFEALREPMPWYTVDSPKLIERHVVEFMRERWHFMNKPILVVLDPQGNEASLNALHMIWIWGTEAFPFTRAREEELWRRETLTLNLIVDGIDSVIFNWINPENYIFLYGGDDLDWIRRFTMAAKATAKDSNVKLEMAYVGKRNHSHREHIRRISEAVRAENLSHSWAEPALMWFFWARLESMLYSKIQLGKADDHDEVMQGIKKILSYDKLGGWALLSKGPEIVMITHGAIERTLTVYDRTWKTHVPTKGYTKAMYDHHHDEILRETGKPCSHFDFHITARSGRIPEKMNCFDCHRPMEKYMSFACCHDDKLFDQDENYNF; encoded by the exons ATGGAGTCACTGATAAAGTCCCAGCACGCTCAGCAACTAGCGGGCCACAGCAGTAGAGATGGTAAAACTCCGAGGACGACAGAGATGGTACCAGCGACGTCGACCGGGGGACTAACGATGTCATCGGACGAAAGCATGATGCTGAAACTCATCCAACAAACACACTCCCCTGATGCTCGCGAAGTCCAAGTGCGTGGCCTTCTCTCTCTCGTTGAAGATATTCTCGATCGTGCCACTCTTGACTCCGACGACTCCAACGCCTCC ATGCTCCCGTTGCCTACGGAGGATAAACTGATGCAATCAAGCATGATGAGCGTTCTTGATAGCGTCTCATACGCGATCGATCGCGTCGCCTGTGAG ATAGCCTACAAGTCTCTGACGGGATCAGACGCACATGAAATAACAATGTCAGTGTTTGAACACCTCTCGAGCTTCCACTGGCACGGGAAGCTGGTCCTGACTCTAGCCGCGTTTGCGTTGAACTACGGAGAATTCTGGCTTCTGGTTCAGTTCCACTCAAAGAACCAGCTCGCTAAGTCCCTAGCTATGCTAAAGCTCGTCCCTGTTCAGAACAGAGTGACCCTAGAGTCGGTATCCCATGGGCTCAATGATCTCATCCGTGAGATGAAGAGCGTCACCGCATGTGTAGTGGAACTCAGCGAGTTACCTGATCGCTACATTACACTGGAGGATCCTCATCTATCAAGAATCATCTCTACCATCCCAATCGCTGTTTATTGGACCATAAGAAGCATCGTGGCTTGCATTTCTCAGATCAACATGATCACTGCCATGGGACACGA GATGATGAACACTCAAATGGATTCATGGGAAACGTCCATGTTAGCTAACAAGCTCAAGAACATTCATGACCATCTTGCTGAGACCTTGAGGCTTTGCTACCGCCACATAG AGAAGCAGAGGAGCTCAGAATCCTTAAAGATGTTGCATTCTCTATTCGACACCACTCACATTGATAACATGAAGATTCTCACGGCCTTGGTTCATCCCAAAAACCACACCACACCACTGCAAGATGGTTCGACCAAGAGAAAG GTTCACTTGGATGTGTTGAGGAGGAAGACAGTGTTGCTTCTCATCTCGGACCTCAACATATTGGAAGACGAGCTATCGATTTTCGAGCAAATATACACAGAGTCGAGGAGGAACTTGCAGGGAATAGATGGTAAGAGCCATATGCCTTACGAGGTTGTGTGGGTTCCGATAGTGGATCCTATCGAAGATTATGAAAGATATCCGAGTCTGCAGAATAAATTTGAGGCTCTCCGTGAGCCTATGCCATGGTACACAGTGGATAGTCCAAAGCTGATAGAGAGACATGTGGTGGAGTTTATGAGAGAGAGATGGCATTTCATGAACAAGCCAATACTCGTAGTGCTTGACCCACAAGGCAACGAGGCTAGTCTCAACGCGCTTCACATGATCTGGATTTGGGGGACTGAAGCTTTCCCTTTCACTAGAGCTCGTGAGGAAGAGCTCTGGAGGAGGGAGACCCTCACGCTTAACCTCATCGTTGATGGCATCGACTCTGTCATTTTCAATTGG ATAAACCCGGAAAATTACATATTCTTGTACGGAGGAGATGACTTGGACTGGATAAGAAGGTTCACAATGGCGGCCAAAGCAACGGCCAAAGATTCCAACGTGAAGCTGGAGATGGCTTATGTTGGTAAACGTAACCACAGCCACAGGGAACATATCAGGCGGATCAGTGAAGCCGTCAGGGCTGAAAATCTGAGTCATAGCTGGGCCGAGCCTGCATTGATGTGGTTCTTCTGGGCTAGGCTCGAGAGCATGCTCTACTCCAAGATTCAACTCGGCAAAGCTGATGATCACGACGAG GTGATGCAAGGAATCAAAAAGATACTAAGCTACGACAAGCTCGGAGGATGGGCACTGCTGAGCAAAGGACCTGAGATAGTGATGATAACTCACGGTGCCATTGAGAGGACTTTGACCGTTTACGACCGAACCTGGAAAACTCACGTTCCCACCAAAGGCTACACCAAGGCAATGTACGACCACCACCACGACGAGATTCTCCGGGAAACCGGGAAACCATGCAGCCACTTTGATTTCCACATCACTGCTCGGAGCGGTCGTATTCCGGAGAAGATGAACTGCTTCGACTGCCACCGTCCCATGGAGAAGTACATGAGCTTCGCATGTTGTCACGATGATAAGCTCTTTGACCAAGACGAGAACTACAACTTctag
- the LOC106436521 gene encoding DEAD-box ATP-dependent RNA helicase 14-like — MAATASAVRYASEDHSLPKPWKGLVDDLTGYLYFWNPETNVTQYERPATSSHPPKLLSVSSSVQVLVQHHTSSIPSYVPAAKDDVLYRNGYGNGGPKVARNGAANGLGNSSPPPPSSSALANDISPDAYCRRHEITVSGGQVPPPLMSFETTGFPPELLRKVLSAGFSAPTPIQAQSWPIAMQGRDIVAIAKTGSGKTLGYLIPAFMHLQRIRNDSRMGPTILVLSPTRELATQIQDEAVKFGRSSRISCTCLYGGAPKGPQLRDLERGADIVVATPGRLNDILEMRRISLRQVSYLVLDEADRMLDMGFEPQIRKIVKEIPTKRQTLMYTATWPKGVRKIAADLLVNPAQVNIGNVDELVANKSITQHIEVVATMEKQRRLEQILRSQEPGSKVIIFCSTKRMCDQLTRNITRQFGAAAIHGDKSQPERDSVLNQFRSGRTPVLVATDVAARGLDVKDIRAVINYDFPNGVEDYVHRIGRTGRAGATGQAFTFFGDQDSKHASDLIKILEGADQKVPPQIREMAARGGGMNKFSRWGPPSGGRGRDSGYGGRGSSFGSRDSGMGSRSSNGWGRERERSRSPERFNRVPPPSSNGSPPRSFHEAMLKHR, encoded by the exons ATGGCTGCTACCGCTTCTGCAGTCCGTTACGCATCTGAGGATCATTCTCTTCCCAAGCCTTGGAAGGGTCTTGTCGATGATCTTACTGGCTACTTGTACTTTTGGAATCCTGAGACCAACGTTACTCAGTACGAGAGACCTGCCACCTCCTCTCACCCTCCCAAGCTGCTCTCTGTTAGCTCCTCCGTTCAGGTTCTGGTTCAACACCACACTTCTTCCATACCTAGCTATGTCCCTGCTGCCAAGGATGATGTTCTGTACCGTAACGGTTACGGTAACGGTGGACCTAAG GTTGCCAGGAATGGTGCTGCTAATGGACTTGGGAATTCCTCCCCCCCTCCTCCTTCATCATCAGCTCTAGCAAATGATATTTCCCCCGATGCCTATTGCCGCCGTCACGAAATTACTGTCAGT GGGGGCCAAGTTCCACCACCTCTTATGTCCTTTGAAACTACTGGTTTTCCTCCTGAGCTTCTGCGTAAG GTACTCAGTGCAGGTTTCTCTGCTCCAACCCCGATTCAAGCTCAGTCGTGGCCAATTGCCATGCAAGGTAGGGACATAGTAGCCATTGCTAAAACTGGCTCGGGAAAAACTTTGGGTTACTTGATTCCTGCCTTCATGCATCTTCAACGCATCCGGAATGATTCGAGAATGGGCCCAACAATCTTGGTGTTGTCTCCAACGAGGGAGCTGGCCACACAAATCCAAGATGAAGCTGTTAAATTTGGGAGGTCGTCAAGAATTTCCTGTACG TGCTTGTATGGTGGTGCACCAAAAGGTCCTCAGCTGAGGGATTTAGAAAGAGGAGCAGATATAGTGGTAGCGACTCCTGGACGATTGAACGATATCCTTGAGATGAGGAGAATTAGTCTGCGCCAAGTATCTTATCTTGTGCTAGATGAGGCTGATAGAATGTTGGACATGGGTTTCGAACCGCAGATAAGGAAGATTGTGAAAGAGATTCCCACTAAGCGTCAAACGCTTATGTACACAGCTACATGGCCAAAGGGAGTCAGGAAAATTGCAGCTGACTTGCTTGTTAACCCTGCTCAGGTCAACATTGGCAATGTTGACGAGCTTGTGGCTAACAAGTCGATCACGCAG CACATTGAAGTGGTAGCAACGATGGAGAAACAGAGGAGGTTAGAGCAGATATTGAGGTCTCAGGAACCAGGATCAAAGGTGATAATATTCTGCTCAACCAAAAGGATGTGTGACCAGCTAACTCGCAATATAACCCGCCAATTTGGAGCTGCTGCTATACATGGAGACAAGTCGCAGCCTGAGAGAGACAGTGTTCTGAATCAATTCCGCAGTGGCAGGACTCCGGTTCTTGTTGCAACTGATGTTGCTGCTCGTGGACTGGACGTCAAGGACatcag GGCGGTCATAAACTATGATTTCCCCAATGGAGTGGAAGACTATGTTCACAGAATCGGAAGAACAGGAAGAGCTGGAGCGACTGGTCAGGCATTCACATTCTTTGGCGATCAAGACTCGAAGCATGCTTCGGATCTGATCAAGATCTTGGAAGGAGCAGACCAGAAAGTTCCTCCTCAGATCCGCGAAATGGCTGCACGTGGTGGTGGAATGAACAAATTCAGCCGTTGGGGTCCTCCTTCTGGAGGTCGTGGCAGAGACTCTGGTTATGGTGGCAGAGGTAGCAGCTTCGGTTCACGTGACAG tGGAATGGGAAGCAGAAGCAGTAATGGATGGGGAAGAGAGCGCGAAAGGAGTCGTAGCCCAGAGCGATTCAACAGAGTTCCACCACCGTCTTCCAATGGATCTCCTCCTCGCAGCTTCCACGAGGCCATGTTGAAGCACAGATAA